One genomic region from Rubinisphaera margarita encodes:
- a CDS encoding rhomboid family intramembrane serine protease encodes MFFLIPIGTDAPIYHWPYGTVALIVINTLLFFLVPDPSIFAMHYGGGVNPIEWVTASYMHGDIFHLVGNMIFLWGFGIIVEGKIGWLQFLTVYNVIGFLQNSLLQLLMPLLGLSEPGDASLGASNAIYGLLAMALVWAPKNELTVFLFIFLIRIIARVFDCYILTFGVIYIGFQFTLAWLWGFRLGSEMLHLAGAWVGLVIGLLYLKLKWVDCEGWDLISYIRNEHGKSRWEQPVSMLPTVDYQLKEQRPKKKKKKSRKKAPLEELEPIDGQGVVSRKSKRIERIRQLLAEDKPSAAATEYESAQRRYGEFTLAAPDLLKLANGLARQNQMVQAIPYFEQFVQRFPDISEDVRLKLAFIYITEQERPRAGLRMLSGIEPDALSPEKQKKRIALERQANQLIEEGVLEFERPNG; translated from the coding sequence ATGTTCTTCCTCATCCCGATTGGAACCGACGCCCCGATCTACCACTGGCCCTACGGGACGGTGGCGCTGATCGTCATCAACACGCTGCTTTTCTTTCTGGTTCCCGATCCATCGATCTTCGCGATGCACTACGGAGGTGGAGTCAACCCGATTGAATGGGTGACCGCCAGCTACATGCACGGCGATATCTTCCACCTCGTCGGGAACATGATTTTCCTCTGGGGCTTCGGCATTATCGTCGAAGGGAAGATCGGCTGGCTGCAGTTTCTCACCGTGTATAACGTGATTGGCTTTCTGCAGAATTCGCTGCTGCAACTTTTGATGCCGCTCCTTGGTCTCTCCGAACCGGGCGATGCCTCGCTGGGAGCCTCGAACGCGATTTACGGACTGCTCGCGATGGCTCTGGTCTGGGCGCCGAAGAATGAGCTCACCGTTTTTCTGTTTATCTTTCTGATCCGCATTATTGCCAGGGTGTTCGACTGCTACATCCTGACGTTCGGTGTCATCTACATTGGCTTTCAGTTCACGCTGGCCTGGCTCTGGGGCTTTCGCCTCGGCAGCGAGATGCTCCATCTGGCCGGCGCCTGGGTCGGTCTGGTGATCGGCCTCCTCTACCTGAAACTGAAGTGGGTCGACTGTGAAGGCTGGGACCTGATCTCGTACATCAGGAACGAGCACGGCAAGAGCCGATGGGAACAGCCCGTCAGTATGCTGCCAACGGTCGACTATCAGTTGAAGGAACAGCGTCCGAAGAAGAAGAAAAAGAAGTCGCGGAAGAAAGCTCCCCTCGAAGAACTGGAGCCGATCGATGGACAGGGCGTCGTCAGCCGGAAGTCGAAGCGGATCGAGCGGATTCGTCAACTTCTGGCCGAGGACAAGCCGAGTGCGGCGGCCACCGAGTACGAAAGTGCCCAGCGCCGCTATGGTGAGTTCACGCTGGCCGCCCCCGATCTGCTGAAGCTGGCCAATGGTCTGGCGCGGCAGAATCAGATGGTGCAGGCGATTCCCTATTTCGAACAGTTCGTGCAACGGTTTCCCGATATCTCGGAGGATGTCCGGCTGAAGCTCGCTTTCATTTATATCACCGAACAGGAACGCCCCCGTGCGGGACTCCGCATGTTGAGTGGCATTGAACCCGACGCTCTGTCGCCCGAGAAGCAGAAGAAACGAATAGCGCTGGAACGGCAGGCCAATCAATTAATCGAAGAGGGCGTCCTCGAATTCGAAAGACCAAACGGGTGA
- a CDS encoding FG-GAP repeat domain-containing protein, with product MVSSRIFLGLALGLPVFASLPATFAEDPVTFEARRLTVDANEGIDIADVDNDGKLDIISGRNWFRAPEYVPHPLRTIEDWNGYVVSNGDFAYDVNKDGWVDVISGGFLDTEISWYENPKEEGLRLGQMWKKHVLVDTQLSQNEGNMFVDLNGDDVPEFLVNSWNAKNPMVAWKLTEKEVPAPAEGKGKGKNDQAGNAKTVKVPAMEKWLIGDRANGHGMAVGDLTNNGKLDIIVGEGWYEQPAQNADTEQWTYHSDWAGLHAAVPCLIRDLNGDGKNDIIWAKGHDYGLFWWEITGQNADGSLEWKEHEIDRSFSQAHALHFADIDGDGADELITGKRVRAHNGRDPGGTEPSGVYYYNWDPIAKKFTRHDIDVSGNVGIGLQIRTADLNGDGKLDIAVAGKSGTHVLINKGPAKSQVSANR from the coding sequence ATGGTCTCCTCACGAATTTTCCTGGGCCTCGCCCTGGGACTCCCCGTTTTCGCCTCGTTACCGGCCACATTCGCCGAAGACCCCGTCACCTTCGAAGCCCGCCGGCTGACGGTCGACGCCAACGAAGGGATCGATATCGCCGATGTCGACAACGACGGCAAGCTCGACATCATTTCCGGCCGTAACTGGTTCCGTGCTCCCGAGTACGTGCCGCATCCGCTGCGAACGATTGAAGACTGGAACGGCTACGTCGTCAGCAATGGCGATTTCGCGTACGACGTGAACAAAGACGGCTGGGTCGATGTCATCTCCGGCGGTTTCCTCGATACTGAAATCAGCTGGTACGAGAATCCTAAAGAAGAAGGACTGCGGCTCGGGCAGATGTGGAAGAAGCATGTCCTCGTCGATACTCAGCTGAGCCAGAACGAAGGCAACATGTTCGTCGACCTGAACGGTGACGACGTTCCCGAGTTTCTGGTGAACAGCTGGAACGCCAAGAACCCGATGGTCGCCTGGAAGCTGACCGAGAAAGAAGTTCCCGCTCCTGCAGAGGGCAAAGGAAAAGGCAAGAACGATCAGGCCGGGAACGCGAAGACCGTCAAAGTTCCGGCGATGGAAAAATGGCTGATCGGCGACCGGGCCAACGGACACGGCATGGCCGTCGGCGACCTGACGAACAACGGCAAGCTCGACATCATTGTCGGGGAAGGCTGGTACGAGCAGCCTGCTCAGAACGCGGACACTGAACAGTGGACCTATCACTCCGACTGGGCCGGACTGCATGCCGCGGTGCCGTGCCTGATTCGCGACCTGAACGGCGACGGCAAGAACGATATCATCTGGGCCAAAGGCCACGATTACGGGCTGTTCTGGTGGGAGATCACCGGACAGAACGCGGATGGGTCGCTGGAGTGGAAGGAACACGAAATCGATCGCAGTTTCTCCCAGGCCCATGCCCTGCACTTCGCGGATATCGATGGCGACGGAGCCGATGAACTGATCACCGGGAAGCGGGTCCGTGCTCACAACGGACGCGATCCCGGCGGCACGGAACCTTCGGGCGTCTACTACTACAACTGGGATCCCATCGCGAAGAAGTTCACCCGTCACGATATCGATGTCAGCGGAAACGTCGGCATCGGCCTGCAGATTCGCACCGCCGATCTCAACGGCGACGGAAAGCTCGATATCGCCGTGGCTGGAAAGTCGGGAACTCACGTGTTGATCAACAAGGGGCCAGCGAAGTCACAGGTTTCCGCGAATCGGTAA
- a CDS encoding cysteine desulfurase family protein — MASPIIYLDANSTTPPDPAVWDRVRDVSLSCYGNPGSTHQIGRLARKSLKESRATIARVLGADHRELVLTSGGTESTNLALHGLAAAVAPEKRTIALTGGEHPATRETAERLVQLGWKAVLIPLNNHGQISADGLQSLPWDQIGLVSVIYAHNEIGVLQDLAALRKICESHQIAWHLDIVQAVGRVPFSFQETGASAASFGVHKCHGPRGIGGLLLKEDVPFVPLTVGGFQEASRRPGTESVGLAGGMAWLLQDYEQNREEYHTALLNLRDRFEQGLMARLEGITIHGYEAPRLPNTSNVAFAGLDAEALLVALDLAGICCSLGSACASGSAEPSPVLLAMGIDREQAKSALRFSVHRFLTLDDIDDAVNRIVDVVSRLRSL, encoded by the coding sequence ATGGCCTCCCCGATCATTTATCTCGATGCCAACTCGACCACGCCGCCCGACCCCGCGGTCTGGGACCGTGTGCGAGATGTCTCGCTGAGCTGCTACGGCAACCCCGGCAGTACGCATCAGATCGGCCGTCTGGCTCGCAAGAGCCTGAAAGAATCGCGGGCGACCATCGCGAGAGTGCTCGGGGCAGATCATCGGGAACTCGTGCTGACCAGCGGGGGGACGGAATCGACCAATCTGGCTCTGCACGGGCTGGCCGCCGCGGTCGCGCCGGAGAAGCGGACAATTGCCCTGACCGGCGGCGAACATCCTGCCACGCGGGAAACCGCCGAGCGGCTCGTTCAACTCGGCTGGAAAGCGGTGCTCATTCCGCTCAACAACCACGGACAGATCTCGGCGGACGGGCTGCAATCCCTCCCCTGGGATCAGATCGGACTGGTCTCCGTCATCTACGCTCACAATGAAATCGGCGTGCTGCAGGATCTCGCTGCTCTTCGTAAGATTTGCGAGAGTCACCAGATTGCCTGGCATCTCGACATCGTTCAGGCAGTCGGACGCGTGCCGTTTTCCTTTCAGGAGACGGGGGCTTCGGCGGCCAGCTTTGGCGTTCATAAGTGCCACGGCCCGCGCGGAATTGGCGGGCTGCTGCTGAAGGAAGATGTGCCGTTCGTTCCGTTGACGGTCGGCGGCTTTCAGGAAGCGAGCCGGCGTCCGGGGACCGAATCGGTGGGACTGGCCGGCGGGATGGCGTGGCTGCTGCAGGATTACGAGCAGAACCGCGAAGAGTATCATACCGCATTGTTGAACCTGAGAGACCGCTTCGAACAGGGGCTCATGGCTCGGCTCGAAGGAATTACCATTCACGGCTACGAAGCTCCCCGTCTGCCGAATACGAGCAACGTGGCCTTCGCGGGCCTCGACGCCGAGGCTTTGCTCGTCGCTCTCGATCTGGCCGGGATTTGCTGTTCGCTCGGCAGTGCCTGCGCCAGCGGCTCCGCCGAACCTTCTCCCGTACTGCTGGCGATGGGAATCGATCGCGAACAGGCAAAGTCGGCTCTCCGATTCAGCGTGCACCGC